Proteins from a genomic interval of Sander vitreus isolate 19-12246 chromosome 6, sanVit1, whole genome shotgun sequence:
- the arid1aa gene encoding AT-rich interactive domain-containing protein 1A isoform X1, which translates to MAAQVASAATLNTSPPSELKKPDRDNKEESVPGEKQLDKKQPGLDSGSPGRGDLQDGADGGNAGGGGEPEMKNGNGNPPRANNNNQNDSVGPEGNNHPGLVHHHGTAFPPPSYGYSQHYGRAPFHQHGGQQSPGMAAAAGPVVQSSNMMDPYQPNSHEHGFSNHQFNNYNPFPNRTPYPGQAYAMNSPRSTQAPTAGGQPANVKQQPPAGGPTAMAGSYSNQRYNIGNPQPTSTPTLNKLLTSPSATRGYPNYPSNDYSSQEGANKGPADMGSSGLYGGSNPGWQQRSHHPSPMSPGSAGQPLVRNQPPGPIDPMAKMRGQPYGAGSPYNQQAPQGPPTGPQQGSGYPGQGYGPPGPQRFPVGMQGRTPGSMGSMSYGPQMGSYGQQGPGGYGSQGQAPYYSQPGQAPHPSQQQTPYSQPPSVQPGGQTPYPGQTHPPPTSAPHNQGAQPYQQPHMPPQSQGQLPGPSQGPPQSQPPYSQTSAPQSGQSLYAQQQGTPNQAPQPPSSQEPAGPQGQSNYPGSTQGPQQPPSQQQQAQPPQQPPGHSQHPQGQPAAYPQNPQQPQQQQAQQSPYQRFPPPQQQEVSQDSFQSSAPPSTQPKTGPEDSQGRPSSLPVSFAFHPRDLSGSIDDLPTGAEGALSPGVSTSGVSSSQGEQSNQAQSPFSPHTSPHLPGIRGPSPSPAGSPASASTPRTGPLSPANMPVTQMPPRPSSVQSDGSLHPAMSQSPMAQDRGFMQRNPQMPYGSPQSASALSPRQSSGGQMHPGMGPYQQNNSMGGYGQQGGQYGPQGYPRQPGYGNMPNANYTGPGIGPMNSMAGQGAGPPYSGMPPGRMPPNQMGARPYGPNMGPNMGPNMGPNIPPNMGNMPPQVGSGMCPPPGMNRKPQDPVAMQHPATNSMHNRMPGYPNMSPGMIGSGPPYGPPMNNMPGMMNTQGGSPFPMGPNMANNSSGMAPSPEVNNKMNNKVDGSGTPKPEPKSKKSNSSTTTNEKITRLYELGPEPDRKMWVDRYLAFIEEKAMGMTNLPAVGRKPLDLFRLYMSVKEIGSMAQVSKNKKWRDLATSLNVGTSSSAASSLKKQYIQCLYAFECKIERGEDPPPEIFTDNKKNQAAKVQPPSPASLCSTAGSGSLQGPQTPQSTSSSMAEGGDLKPPTPASTPHTQMPPMPPGSRSSVNLQDPFSEGSDPAFPRKNMTPNSAYQAGMNTPDMQGRMGTYEPNKDPFGNMRKVGEHFLPANQGPNSGVGDQQQQQPPQQQQPQQPPFNRGPPGAMGTMPMGPRQQFPYGPGYDRRSEQGMGPEGNMGSGAPQPNPMIPANADTGMYSPNRFPPQQPRHDSYGNQYPGQGTPPTGSYPNQQPGMYPQQQQSYKRPVEGGYPPSKRHETEYSGPFHGGQQPPPQQQPGGTSAPSSGQQEYNQYSGSGPYPGSDRRPPGPGNQFPFPFGRERMPVATGPNAQPNMPPQMMQSGPEGPQGGMWQGPRDLNYQNYPSRQGGPGGPPQGSGYPGMNRSEEMMSSEQRMNHDGQWGGQMGPRQPPYGPAGPGQPMPRSVQPNYQPLQGVQNHIPQVSSPASMPRPMDSRTSPSKSPYMHGVMKMQKAGPPVPASHIVPPPVQSPLIRRDMPFPPGSIEASHPVLKPRRRLTVKDIGTPEAWRVMMSLKSGLLAESTWALDTINILLYDDNSISTFDLNTLPGLLELVVEYFRRCLIEIFGILREYEVGDPGQRTLLDPDALKQHWDSAEEEEQRAEDMEQEEGDDDEEEEERETEGPARVKEEEEEQEQCSESRGREEKTEDEERKSKGSSSEQTGSSQSLAANERPKQASKFDKFPLKVVRKRDPFATGKSNNHGKLQEFDSGLLHWSAGGGDSTDHIQTHFEPRKDFLEPRERVSVPSNLLKQRVLEVSLENCLPAEEEKRKNEDEEERPKETSSSEKASSSLSSEEERKTDSETKTVEKVAKSHQENNRPIPFPGSVLTQQAQQTGTILEDEPHSKDEGPLVALANWQDSLARRCICVSNIIRSLSFVPGNDHEMSKHPGLLLLLGRLILLHHRHPERKQAPLTYEKDEDSDEGMGQRDEWWWDCLELLRENTLVTLANISGQLDLSIYPESICLPLLDGLLHWAVCPSAEAQDPFPTLGPHSALSPQRLVLETLSKLSIQDNNVDLILATPPFSRLEKLYGNLVRLIGDRKVAVCREMAVVLLANLAQGDTVAARAIAVQKGSVGNLLGFLEDSLAATQLQQSQSSLLHLQGMHFEPTSPDMMRRAARALHALAKVEENHSEFTLQESRLLDLSVSPLMNSLVSHVICDVLFLIGQS; encoded by the exons ATGGCCGCTCAGGTCGCCAGCGCCGCCACTCTTAACACTAGCCCGCCTTCCGAACTCAAAAAACCGGATCGAGACAACAAGGAGGAGTCGGTACCGGGGGAGAAGCAGTTAGACAAAAAGCAGCCGGGCTTGGATAGCGGATCGCCGGGCCGGGGAGATCTGCAGGACGGGGCCGACGGTGGAAAtgcagggggaggaggggaaCCTGAGATGAAGAACGGGAATGGGAACCCGCCCAGGGCTAACAATAATAACCAGAATGACTCTGTCGGACCGGAGGGAAATAACCATCCTGGGTTGGTGCATCACCACGGCACGGCGTTTCCTCCACCTTCGTACGGATATAGTCAGCACTACGGTCGGGCCCCTTTTCATCAACATGGCGGACAACAAAGCCCTGGCATGGCAGCTGCTGCGGGTCCGGTCGTGCAGTCGAGCAACATGATGGACCCATATCAACCTAATTCACACGAGCATGGCTTTTCAAACCACCAGTTTAACAATTACAACCCATTCCCGAACAGGACTCCATATCCCGGCCAAGCATACGCCATGAACTCCCCTCGCAGTACCCAGGCGCCGACAGCTGGGGGGCagccagctaacgttaagcAGCAGCCACCAGCAGGAGGACCCACGGCGATGGCTGGATCTTACAGTAACCAGAGATATAATATTGGAAACCCACAACCTACATCCACACCGACACTCAACAAGCTCCTAACCTCCCCCAGCGCAACGCGGGGTTATCCAAACTACCCGTCTAACGACTACAGTAGCCAAGAAGGAGCTAATAAGGGACCAGCAGACATGGGCAGTAGCGGTCTGTATGGAGGGAGCAATCCGGGTTGGCAACAAAGAAGCCATCACCCGTCGCCTATGAGCCCGGGAAGTGCCGGGCAGCCGCTAGTTAGAAACCAG CCACCTGGTCCTATTGACCCAATGGCAAAAATGAGAGGTCAACCATACGGAGCAGGCAGTCCATACAATCAGCAGGCGCCGCAGGGACCTCCCACAGGTCCACAACAGGGATCCGGTTACCCTGGCCAGGGTTATGGCCCTCCAGGTCCTCAGCGATTCCCAGTAGGAATGCAAGGACGTACCCCTGGAAGCATGGGTAGCATGTCGTATGGTCCACAG ATGGGATCTTATGGACAGCAGGGACCAGGAGGATATGGCTCTCAGGGCCAGGCACCATATTACAGCCAGCCTGGCCAGGCTCCTCACCCAAGCCAGCAGCAAACCCCCTACTCCCAGCCCCCATCAGTGCAACCGGGTGGCCAGACACCTTACCCAGGGCAAACCCACCCTCCGCCGACGTCTGCTCCACACAACCAGGGAGCACAACCCTATCAACAGCCCCACATGCCCCCACAGTCCCAGGGGCAACTGCCAGGCCCATCCCAAGGGCCTCCACAGTCTCAGCCCCCTTATTCCCAAACCTCAGCCCCACAATCTGGCCAGTCTCTCTACGCCCAACAGCAGGGTACTCCCAATCAGGCCCCACAGCCGCCAAGTTCCCAGGAACCCGCTGGACCACAGGGCCAGTCCAACTACCCAGGATCCACACAGGGGCCTCAGCAGCCCCCCTCGCAGCAACAGCAGGCACAGCCTCCACAGCAGCCACCGGGACACAGCCAACACCCACAGGGCCAGCCTGCAGCATACCCGCAGAACCCCCAGCAGCCGCAACAGCAGCAAGCACAACAGTCACCTTATCAGCGCTTTCCTCCTCCACAACAGCAG GAGGTATCCCAGGACTCATTTCAATCCAGCGCCCCTCCATCCACCCAGCCTAAAACTGGCCCAGAGGACAGTCAAGGCCGCCCCTCCAGCCTTCCGGTCAGTTTTGCTTTTCATCCTCGT GACCTGTCAGGGTCCATCGATGACCTGCCTACAGGTGCAGAGGGTGCCCTGAGTCCCGGTGTGAGCACGTCAGGTGTGTCGAGCAGCCAGGGTGAGCAGAGTAACCAGGCTCAGTCGCCCTTCTCTCCTCACACGTCTCCCCACCTGCCAGGCATCCGAGGGCCTTCACCTTCGCCAGCTGGCTCCCCTGCCAGCGCTAGCACACCCCGCACAGGACCGCTGTCGCCCGCCAACATGCCAG TGACCCAGATGCCTCCCAGGCCATCAAGTGTGCAGTCAGATGGGAGTCTACACCCTGCAATGAGCCAGTCTCCTATGGCCCAGGACAGAG GGTTTATGCAGAGAAACCCTCAGATGCCTTATGGCTCCCCCCAGTCAGCCTCTGCACTGTCGCCACGCCAGTCTTCAGGGGGACAGATGCATCCTGGGATGGGTCCATATCAGCAGAACAACTCCATGGGTGGCTATGGACAGCAGGGAGGACAATATGGCCCCCAAG GTTATCCCCGTCAACCGGGCTATGGCAACATGCCCAACGCAAACTACACTGGGCCAGGCATAGGTCCAATGAACTCCATGGCAGGACAGGGTGCGGGGCCGCCATATTCTGGCATGCCCCCAGGAAGGATGCCTCCTAATCAAATGGGGGCACGTCCCTACGGCCCCAATATGGGTCCAAATATGGGGCCCAACATGGGTCCAAACATCCCTCCCAACATGGGCAACATGCCACCCCAGGTAGGCTCAGGAATGTGTCCTCCTCCAGGCATGAACAGAAAGCCCCAGGACCCCGTAGCCATGCAGCACCCTGCCACCAACTCCATGCACAACAG GATGCCTGGTTACCCCAACATGTCTCCAGGCATGATAGGCTCCGGCCCACCCTATGGCCCTCCCATGAACAACATGCCTGGAATGATGAACACTCAAGGTGGATCACCTTTTCCTATGGGGCCAAACATGGCCAATAACTCAAGTG GGATGGCCCCCAGTCCAGAGGTGAACAATAAGATGAATAACAAAGTAGATGGGAGTGGAACGCCCAAGCCAGAGCCCAAATCTAAG AAGTCCAACTCTTCCACCACAACCAATGAAAAGATAACCCGTCTGTATGAGTTAGGACCAGAGCCGGACAGGAAGATGTGGGTGGACCGTTATTTGGCCTTCATTGAAGAGAAAGCCATGGGCATGACCAACCTGCCCGCTGTAGGACGCAAACCCCTCGACCTCTTCCGTCTGTATATGTCAGTCAAAGAGATCGGAAGCATGGCACAG GTGAGTAAGAATAAGAAATGGCGTGATCTGGCCACTTCCCTGAATGTGGGCACATCCAGCAGTGCTGCCAGTTCTTTGAAGAAACAGTACATCCAGTGTCTGTATGCCTTTGAGTGCAAAATTGAGCGTGGTGAGGACCCTCCTCCTGAGATTTTTACAGACAACAAAAAGAACCAAGCTGCTAAGGTCCAGCCACCCTCTCCAG CGTCCCTCTGCTCCACAGCTGGGTCAGGCTCTCTGCAGGGTCCTCAGACACCCCAGTCCACCAGCAGCTCCATGGCTGAAGGGGGGGACCTGAAACCTCCCACCCCAGCCTCCACTCCTCATACCCAGATGCCTCCCATGCCACCGGGGTCCAG GAGCAGCGTTAACCTGCAGGACCCCTTCTCTGAAGGAAGTGACCCTGCTTTCCCCAGGAAGAACATGACGCCCAACTCTGCCTATCAGGCTGGCATGAACACACCAGACATGCAAGGGCGCATGGGCACCTACGAACCCAACAAGGACCCCTTTGGTAACATGCGGAAAG TCGGGGAGCACTTTCTACCTGCTAACCAGGGCCCAAACAGCGGGGTGGGtgaccaacagcagcagcaaccgccacagcagcagcaaccgCAGCAGCCTCCGTTTAACAGAGGACCGCCTGGGGCCATGGGCACGATGCCAATGGGGCCCAGACAGCAGTTTCCCTATGGACCAGGCTACGACAGGAG GTCGGAGCAAGGAATGGGCCCAGAGGGCAACATGGGATCCGGTGCTCCTCAGCCAAACCCTATGATACCTGCCAATGCCGACACTGGGATGTATTCGCCAAATCGCTTCCCACCACAGCAGCCACG GCATGATTCCTATGGTAATCAGTATCCTGGACAGGGAACGCCCCCTACAGGCTCCTACCCCAATCAGCAGCCTGGAATGTacccacaacaacaacag AGTTACAAGCGTCCTGTGGAAGGGGGTTATCCTCCATCAAAACGCCATGAGACGGAGTACAGCGGGCCCTTCCATGGTGGACAGCAACCACCACCGCAGCAACAGCCAGGAGGTACCTCTGCACCCTCTTCAGGACAGCAGGAGTACAATCAGTACAGCGGCAGTGGACCCTACCCCGGCTCTGATCGCCGTCCACCTGGCCCAGGCAATCAGTTTCCCTTTCCCTTTGGTCGTGAACGTATGCCGGTAGCGACGGGGCCCAACGCTCAGCCCAACATGCCCCCTCAGATGATGCAGTCAGGTCCTGAGGGACCTCAGGGAGGTATGTGGCAGGGACCGCGAGACTTGAACTATCAGAACTACCCCAGCCGGCAAGGTGGCCCTGGGGGCCCACCCCAGGGATCCGGCTACCCTGGCATGAACCGCTCAGAGGAGATGATGTCATCAGAACAGCGCATGAATCATGATGGACAGTGGGGGGGTCAGATGGGCCCGCGGCAGCCTCCTTATGGTCCAGCAGGGCCTGGCCAACCTATGCCTCGTTCAGTACAGCCCAACTACCAGCCCCTTCAGGGTGTGCAGAACCACATTCCACAGGTGTCCAGCCCGGCCTCTATGCCCCGCCCCATGGATAGCAGGACATCACCTAGTAAATCTCCCTATATGCACGGAGTAATGAAGATGCAGAAGGCTGGCCCTCCAGTGCCTGCGTCTCACATAGTGCCACCTCCAGTGCAGTCGCCTCTAATAAGGCGAGACATGCCTTTTCCCCCGGGCTCTATAGAAGCTTCACATCCTGTCCTGAAACCACGTCGGAGACTCACAGTGAAAGATATCG GAACCCCCGAGGCCTGGAGAGTTATGATGTCATTAAagtctggtttattggctgaGAGTACGTGGGCCTTAGATACCATCAACATTCTCCTGTATGATGACAACAGTATTTCCACCTTTGATCTCAACACG TTGCCTGGCCTACTAGAGTTGGTGGTTGAGTATTTCAGACGCTGCCTCATTGAAATCTTTGGTATTCTTCGGGAGTATGAGGTGGGAGATCCTGGCCAGAGGACACTACTTGATCCTGATGCCTTGAAACAACACTGGGACAGCGCAGAAGAAGAGGAACAACGGGCTGAGGACATGGAACAAGAGGAaggagatgatgatgaagaagaggaggaacgAGAAACGGAGGGGCCAGCTCgtgtgaaggaggaggaggaggagcaggagcagTGCTCTGAGTCTCGGGGTCGAGAGGAGAAAACAGAAGatgaggagaggaagagcaagGGTTCTTCATCTGAACAGACGGGCTCATCGCAATCCTTAGCTGCCAATGAGAGACCCAAACAGGCCAGCAAGTTTGACAAGTTTCCTCTAAAGGTGGTACGAAAGAGAGATCCATTTGCGACTGGCAAATCAAATAATCACGGCAAACTGCAAGAGTTTGACAGTGGGTTACTTCATTGGAGCGCTGGAGGCGGAGACTCAACAGACCACATCCAGACTCACTTTGAACCACGCAAAGACTTCTTGGAACCACGAGAACGAGTATCTGTGCCCTCAAATTTGCTGAAGCAACGAGTCCTAGAAGTGTCACTGGAAAATTGTTTGCCAGCTGAGGAAGAGAAAAGGAAgaatgaagatgaagaagaaaggCCAAAGGAGACATCTTCCTCAGAGAAGGCCAGCTCCTCACTCAgcagtgaggaggagaggaaaacagaTTCTGAGACAAAGACAGTTGAGAAAGTTGCTAAAAGTCACCAGGAGAATAATAGACCTATTCCTTTCCCCGGCAGTGTTTTAACCCAGCAGGCACAGCAGACTGGCACCATCCTGGAGGATGAGCCTCACAGTAAAGACGAGGGGCCGCTCGTTGCACTGGCTAACTGGCAGGATTCCTTAGCCCGCCGCTGCATTTGTGTCTCCAATATAATCCGCAGCCTCTCCTTTGTGCCAGGCAATGACCACGAGATGTCCAAACATCCAGggctactgctgctactgggACGCCTGATCCTGCTCCACCACAGGCACCCTGAGCGCAAACAAGCTCCGCTCACCTACGAGAAAGATGAGGACTCGGACGAGGGAATGGGCCAAAGGGATGAATGGTGGTGGGATTGCTTGGAGCTCCTGAGGGAGAACACACTGGTCACTTTGGCGAACATCTCAGGCCAACTGGACCTCTCCATTTACCCAGAGAGCATCTGCTTGCCTCTGTTGGATGGTCTTCTCCACTGGGCTGTCTGCCCATCAGCAGAGGCCCAGGACCCCTTCCCCACCCTCGGCCCCCACAGTGCTTTGTCACCTCAGAGACTGGTCCTGGAGACGCTAAGCAAGCTAAGCATTCAAGATAACAATGTGGACCTCATCTTGGCCACTCCGCCATTCAGTCGGTTGGAGAAGCTATATGGGAACCTTGTGCGGCTAATCGGAGACAGGAAGGTTGCTGTCTGCAGGGAGATGGCCGTGGTCCTACTGGCCAACCTGGCCCAGGGTGATACTGTGGCAGCCAGAGCAATCGCTGTTCAGAAAGGCAGTGTGGGCAACCTGCTGGGCTTCCTAGAGGATAGTCTGGCTGCCACACAGCTTCAGCAGAGCCAGAGCTCTCTACTACACTTACAGGGGATGCACTTCGAGCCCACAAGCCCGGACATGATGCGGCGAGCTGCCCGGGCTCTGCACGCCTTAGCCAAGGTGGAGGAGAACCACTCAGAGTTCACACTACAAGAGTCCCGACTCCTCGACCTTTCAGTGTCTCCCCTAATGAACTCGCTGGTTTCTCATGTTATCTGTGATGTACTCTTTTTGATTGGCCAGTCATGA